A genomic region of Denticeps clupeoides chromosome 17, fDenClu1.1, whole genome shotgun sequence contains the following coding sequences:
- the duox2 gene encoding dual oxidase maturation factor 1, giving the protein MTFYNDIYPFYPLQRTSFIFSTNLLTVILVFLVLAAAFLLILPGIRGKSRVLWTFRIIISLYVGVVIVALNFTGDWAEGILRANATYKSFSSAVVSAEVGLHVGLGGINITLKGHPVRQLNETIDYNEMFQWTGKLDDDYADALERGLPNPILYIAEKFTTNSPCGLIYQYRYSGRFASATLWTAFCCWLLANILFSMPVILYAGYMMLATAAFIFSAMASFSTIYNLPQCSFTIGTETFQTIYSHSFWLALATGAICAVIGVLVVLLYCTIPEKMKEAFSVGVDGDDDDMYLGAGYLNSSFLTEVSTDGVMAKGRRVDPLYISKLSERL; this is encoded by the exons ATGACTTTCTACAACGACATTTACCCCTTCTACCCTTTACAAAGGACCTCGTTCATCTTCAGCACCAACCTGCTGACGGTCATCCTGGTCTTCCTGGTCCTCGCCGCCGCCTTCCTGCTCATCCTGCCGGGAATTCGCGGGAAGTCG AGGGTGCTGTGGACGTTCAGGATTATTATCAGTTTATACGTGGGAGTAGTGATTGTAG CCCTGAACTTCACAGGTGACTGGGCCGAGGGCATCCTGAGGGCCAACGCCACCTACAAGTCCTTCAGCAGCGCCGTGGTCAGTGCTGAAGTGGGGCTGCACGTGGGGCTCGGCGGCATTAACATCACACTGAAGG GACATCCCGTGCGCCAGCTCAACGAGACCATAGACTACAACGAGATGTTCCAGTGGACGGGCAAACTGGACGACGACTACGCCGATGCGCTGGAGAGGGGCCTTCCAAATCCCATCCTGTACATTGCCGAGAAATTCACCACGAACAGCCCCTGCGGCCTCATCTACCAGTACAGATATTCGGGACGATTCGCTTCAGCCACCCTGTG GACCGCCTTCTGCTGCTGGCTGCTGGCGAACATTCTCTTCTCAATGCCGGTCATTCTCTATGCTGGGTACATGATGCTCGCCACCGCAGCGTTCATCTTCTCCGCCATGGCGTCCTTCTCCACCATATACAACCTGCCGCAGTGCAGTTTCACCATCGGCACCGAGACCTTCCAGACCATCTACAGCCACTCCTTCTGGCTGGCCCTGGCAACAG GGGCGATCTGTGCCGTGATCGGGGTTCTGGTGGTGCTTCTGTACTGCACCATCCCCGAAAAGATGAAAGAAGCTTTCAGCGTGGGGGTGGACGGTGACGACGATGACATGTACCTCGGAGCGGGATACCTCAACTCAAGCTTCCTCACAGAGGTCAGCACAGACGGCGTGATGGCAAAAGGGCGGAGGGTGGACCCTCTCTACATTTCCAAATTATCG GAGCGACTCTGA
- the duox gene encoding dual oxidase 1 — translation MDLGWRLAAVAVLLSAINISASPKDPIGWEVQRYDGWYNSLARHRRGSSGSPLSRLLPARYSDGVYQPLQDLPNPRQVSLALAGGPSGLPSLRNQTVLSLFFGYHVVFEIVDSRRPGCPPEFMQIVVPKGDSVFDPDNISEVMLPFQRGSWDPDTGKSPNNPRTQLNHVTAWMDGSSIYGSSSSSSDTIRRFSMGLLSSGSSWDLPRQSGGGNLMWSAPDPCTSQTGPQGLYELGNGWGNENVFTTAVGIIWFRYHNYLATQLHEQHPAWSDEELFQNARKRVIATFQNIAFYEWLPSYLGRPVAPYKGYQKHVDPGLSPEFVAAASKFMLTMVPPGVYMRNRTCHYRQVVNLDGSTSPGMRVCNSFWKRNEPNLQSGSDIDELIWGMASQIAEREDNIVVEDFKDYMYGTLRFSRSDEVALTIQRGRDYGLPSYNQIREALNLPAVKSWGEINPELNKTRPQLFQALSELYGDDISQLELFPGGFLESVYGPGRVFSALFLDQFERIRDGDRFWFENRKNGLFTEEEALTIRNTTLHDVILASTKAEPGDVQKKVFFWRNGDPCPQPQQIKASDLHPCTKATSLDFFDNGSKAGFGILIIVFFLFPVGSFLVASLVAYSRKRRFRRFQKRSKTSKNDMEPTFGITACEWQGPNDSPRPVMVEVGDKLKLNLSDLSGGTLRSLSLGAQSHLDVLLSCDRQHRTLLLKVPKEYDLVLIFDDEVRRSEFIKYLRSELGTKNQDMTLCSMKEKELLKEAVTKEQRARIVETFFRHAFSKVLDIERCDAGDLSGMSMKKTREALQCELSGAEFAEALGLKPSSLFVESMFTLADKDGNGYLSFQEFLDVIVIFMKGTPEEKSRLLFSMHDIDDDGILSKDEFCTLLRSFIEISSSCLSKSQGDKAIEAMMQAAGFNDKDQITWEDFHLLLKDHEKELQFAQLNIKGMEMQGKSKMNRHHRVSFITTHKDSSPPDESSGPVFNLTYNEGHKIRKRFGKKPGLGSPKLYVNPQRERYRRNAVQQKIQQFKRFMENYRRHIVCVIIVYGISAGVALERCYYYGLQAVSTGVPETSAVGLVVSRGSAAAISLQFPYMLLTVCRNLITMLRETFLNRYIPFDAAIDFHRLMAMSAILLTVVHTLGHVVNLYILSISDLNILACLFPKVFSNNGSELPLRWTFWFFETVPGITGILLLLVLSFMYVFASHKFRRISFRGFWITHYLYVVMYALTVIHGGYGLIQEPRFYIYLIPPALLFLLDKLISISRKKVEIPVLRVELLPSGVTYVEFKRPQGFVYRSGQWVRVACLALGTDEYHPFTLTSAPHEETLSLHIRAVGPWTSQLRECYNPENLGLSAYPKLYLDGPFGEGHQEWTDFEVSVLVGGGIGVTPFASILKDLVFKSSVKCKVQCKKVYFIWVTRTQRQFEWVSDIIRELEEADSQDLVSVHIYITQLAEKFDLRTTMLYVCERHFQKVWNRSLFTGLRSVTHFGRPPFVSFFSSLQEVHPEVGKIGVFSCGPPGLTKNVEKACQQMNKRDQTHFIHHYENF, via the exons ATGGATCTGGGCTGGAGGCTGGCGGCCGTCGCGGTGCTGCTATCGGCCATTAACATCAGCGCAA GTCCGAAGGATCCCATTGGCTGGGAGGTGCAGCGCTACGACGGCTGGTACAACAGCCTGGCCCGCCACCGCCGCGGATCCAGCG GGTCGCCTCTCAGCCGCCTGCTGCCTGCACGGTACTCGGACGGGGTCTACCAGCCCCTGCAGGACCTGCCCAACCCCCGGCAGGTCAGCCTCGCCTTGGCCGGCGGCCCCTCGGGGCTCCCATCCCTCCGGAACCAGACCGTCCTGTCTCTGTTCTTCG GTTACCATGTTGTATTTGAGATTGTGGATTCCAGGCGACCTGGCTGTCCTCCAGAGTTCATGCAAATTGTTGTTCCCAAGGGAGACAGTGTCTTTGACCCTGACAACATTAGTGAAGTGATGCTCCCGTTTCAGCGAGGGTCCTGGGACCCGGACACTGGCAAGAGTCCCAACAATCCCCGTACACAG TTAAACCATGTGACGGCCTGGATGGATGGCAGCTCCATCTATGGCTCATCTAGCTCATCCAGTGATACCATCAGACGCTTCTCTATGGGCCTCTTGTCCTCTGGGTCTTCGTGGGACCTCCCAAGGCAGAGCGGTGGTGGGAATCTCATGTGGAGTGCACCTGACCCCTGCACCAGCCAGACAGGCCCACAGGGACTGTACG AGCTTGGCAATGGCTGGGGCAATGAGAACGTTTTCACAACTGCAGTGGGGATTATTTGGTTTCGTTACCATAATTATCTGGCCACCCAGCTGCATGAGCAACACCCTGCATGGTCAGACGAGGAACTTTTCCAGAACGCAAGGAAAAGGGTCATCGCCACATTCCAG aatattgcattttatgAATGGCTGCCTAGTTACCTGGGAAGACCAGTGGCTCCTTACAAAG GTTACCAGAAGCATGTTGACCCTGGGCTATCTCCGGAGTTTGTGGCTGCAGCGTCGAAGTTTATGTTGACTATGGTTCCCCCTGGTGTTTATATGAG GAACAGGACCTGTCACTACAGACAGGTTGTCAACCTTGATGGTAGCACATCTCCAGGGATGCGTGTGTGCAACAGCTTCTGGAAGCGGAAT GAGCCAAACCTGCAGTCTGGATCGGACATTGATGAACTAATATGGGGCATGGCGTCCCAGATCGCTGAAAGGGAGGACAACATTGTTGTGGAGGATTTTAAAG ATTACATGTATGGCACCCTGCGTTTTTCCCGCTCTGATGAAGTGGCACTGACTATTCAGAGAGGACGGGACTATGGCTTGCCCAGTTATAATCAGATCAGAGAAGCCCTTAATTTGCCAGCAGTAAAGAGCTGGGGAGAGATAAATCCAGAGCTGAACAAGACTCGTCCCCAG CTGTTTCAGGCCCTTTCTGAGCTCTATGGGGACGATATCTCCCAACTCGAGCTGTTTCCCGGTGGCTTTCTGGAGTCGGTGTACGGACCAGGCCGGGTGTTTTCCGCACTCTTCCTAGACCAGTTTGAGCGCATAAGGGATGGAGACCGCTTCTGGTTCGAGAACAGAAAAAATGG ATTGTTTACAGAAGAGGAGGCTCTAACTATTCGTAATACCACATTGCATGATGTCATATTGGCATCCACTAAAGCAGAACCGGGCGATGTACAGAAGAAAGTGTTCTTTTGGAGAAATG GTGACCCTTGTCCTCAGCCCCAGCAGATCAAAGCCTCTGATCTCCACCCATGTACCAAAGCCACCTCACTTGATTTCTTTGACAATGGCAGCAAGGCTGGTTTTGGAATCTTGATCatagtttttttcctctttcctgtGG GGAGCTTCCTTGTGGCTTCGCTTGTGGCGTACTCCCGTAAACGCAGGTTCAGGAGGTTTCAGAAGAGGTCAAAAACTTCCAAAAATGACATGGAGCCTACTTTTGGAATTACAG CCTGTGAGTGGCAAGGGCCAAATGATTCTCCTCGACCAGTCATGGTTGAGGTGGGCGATAAGCTGAAGCTGAACCTCAGTGACCTGAGCGGCGGCACCCTGCGTTCACTCAGCCTGGGCGCCCAGAGTCACCTGGATGTGCTGCTGTCCTGTGACCGGCAGCATCGCACTCTCCTGCTGAAGGTCCCCAAAGAGTATGACCTG GTGCTGATTTTTGATGATGAGGTCAGGAGGTCAGAGTTCATTAAGTATCTGCGTTCAGAGCTGGGCACCAAAAACCAGGATATGACCCTGTGCAGCATGAAGGAGAAAGAACTGCTGAAGGAGGCTGTGACCAAGGAGCAAAGGGCCCGGATAGTGGAGACTTTCTTTAGACATGCATTTTCTAAG GTCCTGGACATTGAAAGGTGTGATGCAGGAGATCTGAGTGGTATGTCCATGAAGAAGACCAGAGAAGCTCTGCAGTGTGAGCTCTCAGGGGCGGAGTTTGCCGAGGCCCTCGGACTCAAGCCCAGCTCTCTCTTTGTTGAGTCTATGTTTACACTTGCTGACAAGGATGGCAACGGATACCTGTCTTTTCAGGAATTCCTGGATGTCATTGTCATATTCatgaaag GAACACCAGAGGAGAAGTCCAGGCTTCTGTTCTCCATGCATGATATTGATGATGATGGTATACTGTCCAAGGATGAGTTCTGCACATTACTCAG GTCCTTTATTGAAATATCCAGTAGCTGCCTGTCTAAGAGCCAGGGGGACAAAGCCATTGAGGCCATGATGCAGGCAGCAGGGTTTAATGATAAGGACCAGATTACATGGGAAGATTTTCACCTTCTGCTGAAAGATCATGAAAAAGAACTCCAGTTTGCTCAGCTCAATATTAAAG GAATGGAAATGCAGGGTAAGAGCAAAATGAACCGACACCATCGAGTCTCATTCATCACAACCCACAAAGACAG CTCTCCTCCTGACGAGAGCAGTGGGCCAGTCTTCAACCTGACTTATAATGAAGGTCACAAAATACGCAAAAGATTTGGGAAgaa GCCAGGCCTCGGCAGCCCAAAGTTGTACGTGAATCCGCAGCGGGAGCGCTACAGGAGAAACGCAGTTCAGCAGAAGATACAGCAGTTTAAACGCTTTATGGAGAACTACCGCCGCCACATTGTCTGTGTTATCATCGTCTATGGCATCAGTGCAGGAGTGGCTTTGGAAAGGTGTTATT ACTATGGTCTTCAGGCCGTCTCGACAGGAGTACCTGAAACGTCTGCAGTCGGTCTGGTGGTGTCACGAGGTTCGGCGGCGGCCATCTCCCTGCAGTTTCCATACATGCTCCTGACAGTGTGCCGGAACCTTATCACAATGCTGCGGGAGACGTTCCTCAACCGATACATCCCCTTTGATGCGGCCATTGACTTCCACCGTCTGATGGCCATGTCTGCCATCCTTCTTACAG TTGTTCACACCCTGGGTCACGTGGTCAATCTCTACATCCTGTCCATTAGTGACCTCAACATTCTCGCCTGTCTGTTTCCAAAGGTCTTTTCAAACAATGG GTCTGAACTACCGTTAAGATGGACCTTCTGGTTTTTTGAGACTGTTCCAG GCATCACTGGAATACTTCTTCTTCTCGTCCTGTCCTTTATGTATGTGTTTGCCTCCCATAAGTTCAGACGCATCAGTTTCAGAGGGTTTTGGATCACGCACTACCTTTACGTCGTCATGTATGCCCTG ACTGTAATCCATGGAGGCTATGGCCTTATTCAGGAGCCGCGATTTTACATCTACCTGATCCCTCCGGCACTTCTCTTTCTCTTGGACAAACTCATCAGCATCAGCCGGAAGAAGGTGGAGATCCCTGTGTTGAGGGTAGAGCTGTTGCCGTCAG GTGTGACATACGTGGAGTTCAAGCGTCCCCAGGGTTTTGTGTACAGGTCAGGTCAGTGGGTTCGCGTGGCGTGTCTCGCTCTGGGCACCGATGAGTACCATCCATTCACCCTGACCTCTGCCCCACACGAGGAAACCCTGAGCCTTCACATCAGAGCTGTGGGGCCATGGACCAGCCAGCTCAGAGAATGCTACAACCCTGAAAACCTGGGACTCAGTGCTTATCCCAAG CTCTACCTGGACGGTCCCTTTGGAGAAGGACATCAGGAGTGGACCGACTTTGAAGTGTCTGTACTTGTAGGTGGAGGGATTGGAGTCACTCCTTTTGCCTCCATTCTGAAGGACCTAGTCTTTAAGTCTTCTGTCAAATGCAAGGTTCAGTGTAAAAAG GTGTACTTCATCTGGGTGACCAGGACCCAGCGACAGTTTGAATGGGTGTCTGACATCATAAGAGAATTAGAAGAAGCCGATTCGCAGGACCTGGTCTCTGTGCACATCTACATCACACAGCTGGCTGAGAAATTTGACCTCCGGACCACCATGTTG TACGTGTGTGAGCGCCATTTCCAGAAAGTGTGGAACCGCAGCTTGTTTACAGGTCTGCGCTCAGTCACACACTTTGGTCGGCCTCCTTTTGTGTCCTTCTTCAGCTCACTGCAAGAAGTGCACCCAGAG GTGGGGAAAATAGGCGTGTTCAGCTGTGGCCCTCCTGGATTAACCAAGAATGTGGAGAAAGCCTGCCAACAGATGAACAAACGTGACCAGACGCACTTTATTCACCATTATGAGAACTTCTGA